From one Bacillus sp. FJAT-42376 genomic stretch:
- a CDS encoding prepilin-type N-terminal cleavage/methylation domain-containing protein, with protein MKKTADKWNNDRGMTLIEVLAVLLVSGIVITVFYNVFIMGIKTYEKTSVEVQLRDEADYVLSDLLDVVNQSKIDKAEICSSEQNGTPCLRFVQNKSIENKDGIFIEQDSSEITTTTFIFGKEVKKIVDQNGNKETAILTQSPYELLVPVRPEESANIFCIEKSTDGSDSCKSGLIEMSIQIQNVNFTEEKNMTVKPMTLKSQFGF; from the coding sequence ATGAAAAAAACCGCTGATAAATGGAACAATGACCGTGGGATGACACTGATAGAGGTTTTGGCCGTGTTATTGGTATCAGGAATTGTGATAACGGTTTTTTATAATGTCTTTATTATGGGTATTAAAACCTATGAAAAAACCAGTGTAGAGGTTCAATTGCGGGATGAGGCTGATTATGTGCTGTCCGACCTATTAGATGTAGTGAATCAGTCGAAAATCGACAAAGCTGAAATATGTTCTTCAGAGCAAAATGGTACCCCATGCCTGCGTTTTGTTCAAAACAAATCAATCGAGAACAAGGACGGAATTTTTATTGAGCAGGATTCTTCAGAAATCACAACAACAACTTTTATTTTTGGTAAAGAGGTCAAGAAAATAGTTGATCAAAATGGAAATAAAGAAACTGCCATTCTTACACAATCTCCCTACGAATTACTTGTACCTGTCAGGCCAGAAGAATCAGCAAATATCTTCTGTATTGAAAAGTCAACAGACGGATCTGATTCCTGCAAATCCGGACTAATAGAAATGTCGATTCAAATTCAGAATGTTAACTTTACCGAAGAAAAAAATATGACGGTTAAACCAATGACACTTAAAAGCCAATTTGGATTCTAA
- a CDS encoding vWA domain-containing protein, protein MIKRIFAAILLMSLVTLQFILPSQFASAEAGISIESSVSASPDKTQIGFGADASSSILITVTPKGEAPKTERPPIDVVFVFDKSGSMNELVNGKSKMLHAKDAMAAALATFNENNSSRTIKDRFALVAFDSGVSDGNSQFVLNSNTAGITTKVTAMQAAGGTNYTNSLEKARLILEQGKDSPNRKQYIIFMTDGKPTNSEKVMTVNDVFSRNILWFRDDQYITGMKRLYFDSNSKSYGLVSVIHNNKEYYQYRDYSSVQADILSHIKEQSQLLGNNGVVINSIGFGDAKNGAQIDMDLLEDISLATKGQANNAVNSDIVDIFQTISKNISSTKPVLSNGYVLFNLPEGASLKQNSQATKLSNGQYKMTLPTIEYNPKPNPSQLNYTLPLSFNKSGTYPIDFEIVFNGGDFTLNQKVTITVTEIPVKGVVFAPIKINVGETVVLNSYLKFDPLDATNQYIESMKKGPTNAFKLSIENGLFKATGITQGFDSIEAVVKDGQTQLNAAGTIVVEDPNNSNGLKW, encoded by the coding sequence ATGATCAAACGGATATTTGCCGCTATACTACTAATGTCGCTGGTTACTCTGCAATTCATATTACCTAGTCAATTTGCCTCTGCTGAAGCTGGCATATCAATTGAGTCTTCGGTGAGTGCTAGTCCGGATAAGACACAAATTGGTTTTGGTGCAGATGCATCTTCTTCTATTCTAATAACAGTAACTCCTAAAGGAGAAGCTCCGAAGACGGAGAGACCGCCTATTGATGTAGTCTTTGTTTTCGATAAGTCCGGTTCGATGAATGAACTTGTTAACGGCAAGTCGAAAATGCTCCATGCAAAAGATGCTATGGCAGCAGCACTTGCTACTTTTAACGAGAATAACAGCAGCAGAACAATCAAAGACCGTTTCGCTCTTGTCGCATTTGATTCCGGAGTCAGTGATGGTAACTCCCAATTTGTTTTGAACTCTAACACAGCTGGAATAACGACTAAAGTTACAGCTATGCAAGCGGCAGGTGGAACGAACTACACCAACTCCCTTGAGAAGGCGAGATTGATTTTGGAACAGGGAAAGGATTCCCCAAACCGAAAACAATATATAATATTTATGACGGATGGTAAGCCTACCAATTCAGAAAAAGTTATGACCGTAAATGATGTATTCTCCAGGAACATCCTATGGTTTCGGGACGATCAGTATATCACGGGAATGAAAAGGCTCTATTTTGATTCAAACTCCAAATCATACGGATTAGTAAGTGTTATTCATAATAATAAGGAATACTATCAATACAGAGATTACAGTTCGGTTCAAGCAGATATCCTTAGTCATATTAAGGAACAGTCTCAGTTACTTGGGAATAATGGAGTAGTCATTAATTCTATAGGATTTGGAGATGCAAAAAACGGAGCCCAAATTGATATGGACTTATTGGAGGATATATCTTTAGCCACCAAAGGTCAGGCAAATAATGCAGTAAATAGTGATATCGTAGATATTTTCCAGACGATTTCAAAAAATATCTCTTCTACAAAACCAGTCTTATCAAACGGATACGTATTGTTCAATTTACCGGAGGGGGCATCGCTGAAGCAAAACTCACAAGCAACAAAGCTATCAAATGGCCAGTACAAAATGACTCTGCCAACAATTGAGTATAACCCGAAGCCTAATCCAAGTCAGCTTAATTACACGCTGCCGCTATCATTTAATAAAAGCGGGACCTATCCGATAGACTTTGAGATTGTCTTTAATGGAGGAGATTTTACACTTAACCAAAAAGTAACAATAACCGTAACCGAAATCCCTGTTAAAGGTGTAGTCTTTGCCCCGATTAAAATTAATGTAGGCGAAACAGTTGTTTTAAATTCTTACCTTAAATTTGATCCACTTGATGCAACGAACCAATATATTGAAAGCATGAAAAAAGGACCGACAAATGCATTTAAGCTGTCTATTGAAAATGGTTTGTTCAAGGCAACTGGCATTACACAAGGTTTTGATTCAATCGAAGCAGTAGTTAAAGATGGTCAAACTCAATTGAATGCTGCCGGAACCATTGTTGTAGAGGATCCGAATAATTCAAATGGACTTAAATGGTAA
- a CDS encoding sensor domain-containing diguanylate cyclase produces MDKRQQTLLWISWAIVSPIILYMTYQLWPPDLSEKSIQDLGLFLLLMCAVALMPIVVNGTPVFFVEGVSLAVFLYFGLFAEMILVQLSMIVLMIKLRIGWKDLYRYPVNFLMFMIISLVSGAVYELLGGGHGAQNLSFLFIAQIIIYILVSLFVNQIILNNIVWRYIYKRKSPLFSKDLLWEAFAASIVSPFGLILYVLYGQMGNMALFYVGLPTVLTSIMLNHYYAAKHINVYLQKASEVGYQLTEKLKVDDVLDVFLEKTAAMIQVDYAYIVDVVDDASLKIIRKMENGKPQESPEQTVPITEGISGYVFARKKTFLFHKRTQWQHLSKYIPPAAQSMMAFPIFRHQKVVGVVLLASNKRRKFENHQLMIVNLLIAHLAVAIENARYHEETVKQSIRCSLTGLYNFRFMEEELEREFQRIKEGSLSRLSLILLDLDHFKRINDTYGHQSGNEVLIELARRLEKFVGNKGVTARYGGEEFVILLPEIDRNAALALAEGLRNEIAGKPFLVEQDLEGKSRQQLFITASLGIAEAPYDAEDPLSLVRHADRAMYTGAKQAGRNRVAGYTK; encoded by the coding sequence TTGGATAAGCGTCAGCAAACACTATTGTGGATATCTTGGGCTATTGTTTCGCCAATTATTTTGTACATGACGTATCAGCTTTGGCCTCCTGACCTGTCAGAGAAATCCATACAGGACCTGGGCCTGTTCCTCCTCCTTATGTGCGCGGTTGCGCTCATGCCCATTGTCGTGAACGGAACACCGGTATTTTTTGTAGAGGGCGTTTCCCTGGCAGTATTTTTGTACTTTGGATTATTTGCTGAAATGATCCTTGTCCAGCTGTCTATGATCGTACTAATGATCAAGCTTCGAATCGGCTGGAAAGATTTATACCGTTATCCGGTCAATTTCTTAATGTTTATGATCATTTCTCTCGTAAGCGGCGCAGTTTATGAACTGCTCGGGGGAGGCCACGGGGCACAAAACCTTTCATTTCTTTTTATCGCTCAAATTATAATTTATATTTTGGTCTCCCTGTTTGTTAATCAGATTATCCTGAATAATATCGTCTGGAGATATATATATAAGAGAAAATCCCCGCTGTTTTCAAAGGATCTGCTTTGGGAGGCTTTTGCTGCGAGCATCGTCTCACCGTTCGGGCTCATTCTCTATGTGCTTTACGGGCAGATGGGAAACATGGCTCTTTTCTATGTCGGACTGCCGACAGTGCTGACTTCAATTATGCTAAATCATTACTATGCGGCGAAGCATATTAATGTTTACCTTCAGAAGGCAAGCGAAGTCGGGTATCAGCTGACGGAAAAATTAAAGGTAGACGATGTTCTCGATGTATTTTTAGAAAAAACAGCAGCCATGATTCAGGTGGATTATGCGTATATTGTGGACGTCGTAGATGATGCTTCTCTTAAAATCATACGGAAAATGGAGAATGGCAAACCGCAGGAATCTCCTGAACAGACGGTGCCGATAACCGAAGGGATCAGCGGCTATGTTTTTGCAAGAAAAAAAACCTTTCTCTTTCATAAGCGCACACAGTGGCAGCACTTAAGCAAATATATTCCGCCGGCAGCCCAAAGCATGATGGCATTCCCTATATTCAGGCATCAGAAAGTAGTGGGTGTGGTCCTGCTCGCTTCCAATAAAAGAAGGAAATTCGAAAACCATCAGCTGATGATTGTAAACCTGCTCATCGCCCATCTTGCCGTAGCGATTGAAAATGCCCGCTATCATGAAGAAACGGTTAAACAATCGATACGCTGCTCCCTCACCGGTTTATATAATTTTAGATTTATGGAAGAGGAACTGGAGAGAGAATTTCAGCGGATAAAAGAAGGGTCTCTTTCCCGGCTTTCTCTTATTCTTTTGGATCTTGACCATTTTAAGAGAATCAATGATACATACGGGCACCAATCAGGAAATGAAGTGCTGATTGAGCTGGCTCGGAGACTGGAGAAATTTGTCGGGAACAAAGGAGTGACAGCGAGATACGGCGGAGAAGAGTTTGTTATTCTTCTGCCTGAAATCGACCGGAATGCAGCCTTGGCTCTGGCCGAAGGGCTCCGGAATGAAATAGCAGGCAAGCCATTTCTCGTTGAGCAGGACTTGGAAGGGAAATCCAGACAGCAATTGTTCATTACAGCTAGCCTGGGCATCGCGGAAGCACCGTATGATGCGGAAGATCCTCTCTCCCTTGTCCGCCACGCAGACAGGGCGATGTATACGGGCGCAAAACAGGCAGGCAGAAACAGAGTGGCAGGATATACAAAATAA
- a CDS encoding folylpolyglutamate synthase/dihydrofolate synthase family protein yields the protein MLGTYEETLDWIHSRLRFGIKPGLGRMNGMMEKLGNPHTNIKTIHIAGTNGKGSTVSYLRSMLNEAGYKVGTFTSPYLETFNERISMNGNPISSTDLIALANVLKPVAEAVEAETGEAPTEFEIITAMAFYYFGVQNQPDFVLLETGLGGRLDSTNIAEPILSIITNTGYDHMNILGDTLEEIAAEKAGIIKWETPAVTAVEAGKGLSQIRSKASAMNAELYVYREDFKIDYLKPHSEGETFSLTAGADHWRDLQISMYGAHQTVNASLAVISLNLLKKRGTVQITDAAIRTGLHKASWSGRYEIISRSPLIVLDGAHNLEGAQSLSQTIRIHGAGKKVHMLFTALEDKDYSGMLHELEKAADSIYLTEFDFPRAASASVLYNVSRAENKQIAPDWKTFIRQFPEELGNGDMLVVCGSLYFISQIRQVLLETKRNF from the coding sequence ATGCTTGGAACATATGAAGAAACACTCGACTGGATTCACTCCCGATTGAGATTCGGGATAAAACCCGGACTTGGCCGGATGAACGGAATGATGGAAAAGCTGGGAAACCCGCACACGAACATTAAGACGATCCACATAGCCGGAACAAACGGAAAGGGATCAACCGTTTCTTATTTAAGATCGATGCTAAATGAAGCGGGCTATAAAGTAGGGACCTTTACCTCTCCTTATCTGGAAACCTTCAACGAGCGGATCAGCATGAACGGGAATCCAATCAGCAGCACAGATCTTATCGCGCTTGCAAACGTGCTGAAGCCGGTGGCTGAAGCAGTTGAAGCAGAAACAGGGGAAGCTCCCACTGAATTTGAAATCATTACAGCCATGGCGTTTTATTATTTCGGGGTACAGAACCAACCTGATTTTGTCTTGCTTGAGACAGGGCTTGGGGGCAGATTGGATTCCACCAATATCGCTGAACCGATCCTTTCGATTATTACAAATACAGGGTATGACCATATGAACATTCTTGGGGATACCTTAGAAGAAATCGCGGCAGAAAAAGCCGGAATTATTAAATGGGAGACTCCGGCTGTCACAGCTGTCGAAGCCGGAAAAGGGCTCTCGCAGATCCGGAGCAAAGCATCCGCCATGAATGCCGAACTGTATGTTTACCGGGAGGATTTTAAAATTGATTACCTCAAGCCGCATTCAGAAGGGGAAACGTTCTCCCTTACGGCAGGCGCCGACCACTGGCGAGATTTGCAAATCAGCATGTACGGAGCCCATCAGACGGTGAATGCTTCTCTCGCTGTCATTTCCCTGAACCTGCTTAAAAAGCGGGGAACGGTTCAAATAACAGATGCAGCGATTAGAACAGGTCTTCACAAGGCGAGCTGGAGCGGGAGATATGAAATCATCAGCCGCAGCCCGCTCATTGTATTGGACGGAGCCCATAATCTGGAAGGGGCACAAAGCTTGTCTCAAACCATCCGGATCCATGGAGCAGGGAAAAAAGTCCACATGCTATTCACAGCCCTTGAGGACAAAGATTACAGCGGCATGCTGCATGAACTGGAAAAAGCAGCTGATTCCATCTATCTTACAGAATTTGATTTTCCGCGTGCTGCAAGTGCTTCCGTGTTGTATAACGTCTCCCGTGCTGAAAATAAGCAAATAGCACCCGACTGGAAAACGTTTATCCGCCAGTTCCCGGAAGAGCTTGGAAACGGGGACATGCTTGTTGTATGCGGTTCTTTATACTTTATTTCTCAAATTCGACAGGTGTTATTGGAAACAAAAAGAAATTTTTAG
- a CDS encoding valine--tRNA ligase: protein MTDNQQPNLPTKYDPKAVEQNRYQFWLDGKYFEAENDQEKQPYTIVIPPPNVTGKLHLGHAWDTTLQDILTRMKRMQGFDVLWLPGMDHAGIATQAKVEAKLREEGKSRYDLGREAFVEETWKWKEEYASHIREQWSKLGLGLDYSRERFTLDEGLSKAVREVFVTLYNKGLIYRGEYIINWDPATKTALSDIEVIYKDVQGAFYHMRYPLTDGSGHIEIATTRPETMLGDTAVAVHPEDERYRHLIGKMVTLPITGREIPIVADDYVDMEFGSGAVKITPAHDPNDFEIGNRHHLPRILVMNEDGTMNDKAGKYEGMDRFACRKQIVKDLQEDGVLFNIEDHPHSVGHSERSGAVVEPYLSTQWFVKMQPLADAAVDLQSSDEKVNFVPERFEKTYLHWMENIRDWCISRQLWWGHRIPAWYHNETGEVHVGHEPPIDPENWKQDEDVLDTWFSSALWPFSTMGWPDTESIDYQRFYPTDVLVTGYDIIFFWVSRMIFQGLEFTGKRPFDDVLIHGLVRDDQGRKMSKSLGNGVDPMEVIDQYGADSLRYFLATGSSPGQDLRFSFEKVESTWNFANKIWNASRFALMNMDGLTFEQIDLSGKKSVADQWILTRLNETIEQVTKLADRYEFGEVGRVLYNFIWDDFCDWYIEMAKIPLYGEDEAAKHTTRSILAYVLDNTLRLLHPIMPFITEEIWQSLPHEGESITVASWPEVKPELGNEQAASDMKLLMEIIRSVRNIRAEVNTPMSKKIQLKIKTKQEEVTHQLENNRSYLERFCNPSSLEIGTDLPSEDKAMTAVVTGAELILPLEGLINMEEEIKRLEKELEKWNKEVERVQKKLGNEGFVKKAPEKVIEEERAKETEYVEKRDSVTARIAELKG from the coding sequence ATGACCGATAATCAGCAGCCCAACCTGCCGACCAAATATGATCCAAAAGCCGTTGAACAGAACCGATACCAATTCTGGCTGGACGGAAAATATTTCGAAGCAGAGAATGATCAGGAAAAACAGCCCTATACCATTGTCATTCCCCCGCCAAACGTAACAGGAAAGCTTCACTTGGGTCATGCCTGGGATACAACGCTGCAGGATATCCTGACCCGCATGAAGCGGATGCAGGGATTTGATGTGCTTTGGCTTCCGGGAATGGACCATGCGGGTATTGCGACACAGGCAAAAGTAGAAGCCAAGCTGCGTGAAGAGGGGAAATCGCGCTATGATCTCGGGCGTGAAGCATTTGTTGAAGAAACTTGGAAGTGGAAAGAGGAGTATGCCTCCCACATCCGCGAGCAGTGGTCAAAGCTTGGTCTTGGACTGGACTACTCCCGTGAGCGCTTCACACTGGATGAGGGACTTTCAAAAGCTGTCAGGGAAGTATTTGTCACGCTTTACAACAAAGGACTGATCTACCGCGGCGAGTACATCATTAACTGGGATCCGGCAACGAAAACCGCCTTGTCTGATATTGAGGTTATTTATAAAGATGTACAGGGTGCGTTCTATCACATGCGCTATCCGCTCACAGACGGGTCAGGGCATATCGAAATTGCGACAACCCGTCCTGAAACGATGCTTGGGGATACAGCGGTAGCGGTTCACCCTGAAGACGAACGCTACAGGCACCTGATCGGTAAAATGGTGACTCTCCCGATTACCGGCAGAGAAATTCCGATCGTAGCGGATGACTATGTAGATATGGAGTTTGGATCGGGTGCGGTTAAGATTACGCCAGCTCATGATCCGAACGATTTTGAAATCGGTAACCGCCACCATCTGCCTCGTATTCTCGTCATGAACGAAGATGGAACGATGAATGACAAAGCCGGCAAATATGAAGGAATGGATCGCTTTGCATGCCGCAAGCAGATTGTGAAGGATCTGCAGGAGGATGGTGTCCTTTTCAATATCGAAGACCATCCGCACTCTGTTGGACACAGTGAACGGAGCGGCGCCGTAGTAGAGCCTTATCTTTCTACTCAATGGTTTGTAAAAATGCAGCCTCTGGCTGACGCAGCAGTTGATCTTCAATCCTCTGACGAAAAAGTCAATTTCGTTCCAGAGCGGTTTGAAAAAACATACCTGCACTGGATGGAAAATATCCGTGACTGGTGTATTTCAAGACAGCTATGGTGGGGCCACCGAATCCCGGCCTGGTATCATAATGAAACAGGTGAAGTTCACGTAGGACATGAGCCGCCAATCGATCCCGAAAACTGGAAGCAGGATGAGGACGTCCTGGATACATGGTTTAGTTCCGCCCTCTGGCCGTTCTCCACAATGGGGTGGCCGGATACAGAGTCCATTGACTATCAGCGTTTTTATCCGACAGACGTATTGGTGACAGGCTATGATATTATCTTCTTCTGGGTTTCGCGTATGATTTTCCAGGGTCTTGAATTTACCGGAAAGCGTCCATTCGATGATGTACTGATCCATGGACTGGTTAGAGATGATCAGGGACGCAAAATGAGTAAATCACTTGGCAATGGGGTTGACCCAATGGAAGTCATCGATCAGTATGGCGCCGACTCTCTGCGCTATTTCCTTGCGACAGGCAGCTCTCCGGGTCAGGATCTGCGCTTTAGCTTTGAAAAAGTAGAGTCTACGTGGAACTTTGCGAATAAAATTTGGAATGCTTCACGTTTTGCCTTAATGAATATGGACGGACTAACGTTTGAACAAATCGATTTGTCCGGAAAAAAATCAGTCGCAGATCAGTGGATTTTAACCCGCTTGAACGAAACGATTGAACAAGTGACAAAGCTTGCCGACCGCTATGAATTTGGAGAAGTGGGCCGTGTCCTTTATAACTTCATTTGGGATGACTTCTGTGACTGGTATATCGAAATGGCAAAAATCCCGCTGTACGGAGAAGATGAGGCGGCGAAACACACGACACGCTCCATCCTTGCATACGTGCTGGACAATACATTAAGGCTGCTTCATCCAATTATGCCGTTTATTACAGAAGAGATCTGGCAGAGTCTTCCTCACGAAGGGGAATCCATCACCGTTGCTTCATGGCCTGAAGTTAAGCCTGAGCTTGGCAATGAGCAGGCAGCAAGCGATATGAAGCTATTAATGGAAATTATCCGTTCAGTCCGGAACATCCGGGCGGAAGTGAATACCCCGATGAGTAAAAAAATTCAGCTGAAAATCAAAACGAAACAAGAAGAAGTTACACATCAGCTTGAAAACAACCGCTCCTACCTGGAACGGTTCTGCAACCCGAGTTCGCTTGAAATTGGCACAGATTTGCCTTCCGAGGATAAGGCGATGACAGCAGTAGTGACGGGGGCAGAACTCATTCTTCCGCTTGAAGGCCTCATTAACATGGAAGAAGAAATCAAGCGCCTGGAAAAAGAACTGGAAAAATGGAACAAGGAAGTAGAACGCGTTCAAAAGAAACTTGGAAATGAAGGATTCGTGAAAAAAGCGCCTGAAAAGGTGATTGAAGAAGAGCGCGCGAAAGAGACAGAATACGTGGAGAAACGCGATTCTGTAACAGCGAGAATTGCTGAATTAAAAGGCTGA
- the ysxE gene encoding spore coat protein YsxE — translation MEDFQAILDQYQVKLEFAEQHSPRLVKVYSPQGTFALKSLRSSRSGQFADRVRSVYESGYTSLVPIYRNMNNQLVTAGSQGMYYLMPWLPDSQSDERSARHDYLFKEAAKLHRQTVNEVKLKGGEAEASFEAIKKSWEDQKNAYETYVEKCEKQWYLSPFELQAVTYFTETARATDFAIEKLEEWNEAMKEKETARTSFIHGSLSVQHVVYDSSEKSYLINFEKAHRAPPMNDLLQFYYKTFNTYPIRCEECVDWFYTYQKDFPFTKEEMPLFISYLAYPEALYRAVLSRENQRNRPSQLQENKELIKAYWYFKNNEYFVMRLVDIENKKKAEAQTEG, via the coding sequence ATGGAGGATTTTCAGGCAATTCTTGACCAGTATCAGGTGAAATTAGAGTTTGCAGAGCAGCACAGTCCAAGGCTTGTTAAAGTTTACTCCCCGCAGGGAACGTTTGCGCTCAAGTCGCTGAGATCTTCGAGGTCCGGACAGTTTGCAGACCGGGTTCGTTCTGTTTATGAATCCGGCTATACAAGTCTTGTTCCCATTTACCGGAATATGAATAATCAGCTCGTTACAGCAGGAAGCCAGGGTATGTATTATTTAATGCCGTGGCTGCCGGATTCACAGTCTGATGAACGGAGTGCAAGGCACGATTATTTATTTAAAGAAGCAGCGAAACTTCACAGGCAAACGGTCAATGAAGTGAAATTAAAAGGCGGCGAAGCGGAAGCGAGCTTTGAGGCAATCAAAAAAAGCTGGGAAGATCAAAAAAATGCCTATGAAACCTATGTGGAAAAGTGTGAAAAGCAATGGTATCTCTCACCTTTTGAGCTGCAGGCCGTTACCTATTTTACAGAAACGGCAAGGGCAACCGATTTTGCGATTGAAAAACTGGAGGAATGGAACGAGGCAATGAAAGAAAAAGAGACAGCCCGAACGTCCTTTATACACGGCAGTCTTTCTGTTCAGCACGTCGTTTATGACTCCAGTGAAAAAAGCTATTTAATTAATTTTGAAAAGGCCCACCGTGCACCGCCGATGAATGACCTTTTGCAGTTTTATTATAAAACGTTCAACACGTATCCAATCCGGTGCGAGGAGTGTGTGGACTGGTTTTATACCTATCAGAAGGATTTCCCGTTTACTAAGGAGGAAATGCCTCTTTTTATCAGCTATTTAGCTTATCCTGAAGCGCTCTACCGGGCTGTCCTTTCCCGGGAAAACCAAAGAAACCGCCCGTCCCAGCTGCAGGAAAATAAGGAATTGATTAAAGCATACTGGTACTTTAAAAACAATGAATACTTTGTAATGCGGCTGGTCGATATAGAAAATAAGAAAAAAGCTGAGGCACAAACGGAGGGATGA